One window of the Octopus sinensis linkage group LG9, ASM634580v1, whole genome shotgun sequence genome contains the following:
- the LOC115215499 gene encoding uncharacterized protein LOC115215499 isoform X2, which produces MKSNRRKQTKPNRVSYSADLDSGETVSKQFENPPDYDLEDCGERLTNDEDDTSQLKEEAADNFSSGQSCPELLPSVSPQPQVPQLQQLPPLQLPQQQLGPVPPPPPPPPPAIPLPLPTLQQLPPQQLPLQPPAPIHIPPQLSPPQLSTQLTPLTPQHIVPHPLPPQQISPSQISPSQISPPQVSPQHIPAQISQQQSPLPSPHHQQHSPPQQQSTVPSPTPPPPLLLPPPPQPPQQQQPQQQQQQPLLEPEKELPPQENHISGFKPEHWQTFPTEYHRLANELQQSIKQQSNGQNGLEPIGTLTIVPSSVPLSSIPGLDPTEAESKDSTGELSIKNDGTRIFHPDAYCEICDREFCNKYFLKTHKANKHGIYENAPSPFSMNTFPSMIPPPPPQQQPPQEQIVTPSSYRLDPQSQNQKIITEGSVNQDLEDYCELCQKHFCNKYYLKKHKQDVHGIAPESCNNFRRIRPVDIPTSVAVTSSSIIVPQSMASMPNMAGVMVLNPFVPPVAIIPAQPLLHQPQPQMQPHNNSVLSQPIATQHMEAAPTQQIPSPQQKQQQMQNQQQIQNQQQQQQPQLQNPQQQLQNQQQHSPLQNHQQQHQQQHLQNHQQQLQTQQLPNHQQQQLQTQQQQQLQNHQQVLQQQIQNHQQQIQNHQQQQQTQQQQPLPLPLPPPASQSSQSQPQPPSSSSAPPAQPIASDALRSIGVLNAEAYCEICRKEFCNKYFLKIHKANMHNIYTDEMKPQLQQPQISSRIATESEHPDVKQEPGLIRDQGKEDALSGRVSQEQGMPLVMKPKDMGMKDAEQMKEQMLAKEAISLSKDLTNLKDPSVLKNLALMKGSGTNDIPQNLLTSTGINVSQSSMISSVVGLSQNILSNSNSECYVTYCNICNREFSSKYSYRIHRMNVHGVFHETPSKSHPLDGQLPSDMSARIKSMPGFVGSDMRNGNSVTDSSGMPTLFGNMIAAKLADRVTCDICSKELCNKYFLKNHKLKVHGIDIMSAEKENKQSEGKSLSPKLNLFKDNQKEYIRDIIRDQAKELALLEMQKVDMNGKEFLTSMSNIEKPDHHELVKMGIDPEAYCEICKKELCSKYFLRTHKLNIHGIKSDRIDSKTIDKMQLPQPNKKLINNLAVSMSVDGFQPNESFEKHTWRWKEPVNSSRVICDICNKELCNKYFLRTHKLNKHGILPTAEEQKITPSPSMRSSPVDSGSIGNASPGSQNEKLSDGFSILPNSLSDSCLTNSDSKLLSHHQQNPDEVKIKTEQLDDTPVNNRYYNHFTEVCKLCDRRFKNEKWLHAHVLKDHGVSLPSDNKYVPLEAQMCQFCFKVFPNSISLQMHVLNDHKAEVSAKPDFSPPHHFGGPLHNSLSWGNSLRRKYSRGGKPKLYSCVHCDYKTRWLSNIYSHEERKHSIIKGTVGRFTCKTCLKSFLYEHSLIRHITEYHANDIKESRPRPKGIRIKKFKCAKCGIKYLSKKACQMHIREVHVKKSKLTSDLEPSEDNGFYSCRQCDFTCSFAKLLQKHMAFNHGPKMSPSSMPSEDIDEDLKEPNSSSPRTHNNISNYPDEEQLPSTKATPATDNDDNNNNSNINNSSINNCDMDSTENDGYGCRSTDNKSQTPFIMQAFHLENNLVDTNFIPSVVHMPVRQRVTEPVTLTLTLVPAEP; this is translated from the exons ATGAAGTCGAACCGTCGTAAGCAAACAAAACCAAACCGAGTTTCTTATAGTGCAGATTTGGATTCTGGAGAAACTGTATCAAAACAGTTTGAAAACCCTCCAGACTATGATTTGGAAGACTGTGGAGAGAGGCTGACCAATGATGAAGACGACACCAGCCAACTGAAGGAAGAGGCTGCTGATAATTTCTCTTCTGGCCAAAGTTGTCCTGAACTCTTACCATCAGTGTCTCCACAACCACAAGTACCACAGTTACAGCAATTACCTCCCTtacaactaccacaacaacagCTAGGgccagtgccaccaccaccaccaccaccaccaccagcaataccactaccactaccaacattaCAACAACTACCACCTCAACAGTTACCTCTCCAACCGCCAGCTCCAATACACATACCACCACAGTTATCACCACCACAGCTGTCAACACAGTTAACTCCATTAACCCCACAACATATAGTACCACACCCATTACCTCCACAGCAAATATCACCCTCTCAAATATCACCTTCACAGATATCACCTCCACAGGTATCGCCCCAACATATACCTGCGCAAATATCCCAACAACAGTCTCCATTACCGTCaccacatcatcaacaacactcaccaccacagcaacaatcAACTGTaccttcaccaacaccaccaccaccactactactaccaccaccaccacaaccaccacaacaacaaca accacaacaacaacaacaacaaccactgctGGAACCTGAAAAAGAACTACCACCCCAAGAAAACCACATCAGTGGTTTCAAACCAGAACATTGGCAGACATTTCCAACTGAATACCATCGCTTAGCAAATGAACTCCAGCAAAGTATAAAACAACAGTCCAATGGTCAGAATGGCTTGGAGCCAATAGGCACACTTACAATAGTGCCCTCTTCTGTGCCTCTTTCCAGCATACCAGGCCTTGATCCCACTGAGGCAGAATCCAAAGACTCAACTGGTGAACTCAgtataaaaaatgatggtaccCGGATATTTCATCCTGATGCCTACTGTGAAATATGTGATAGAGAATTTTGtaacaaatattttctgaaaacgcATAAAGCTAACAAGCATGGTATCTATGAGAATGCACCGTCACCATTTTCAATGAACACATTTCCTTCAATGATTCCTCCCCCTCCACCTCAGCAACAGCCGCCTCAAGAGCAAATTGTCACACCATCATCATATAGATTAGATCCTCAGTCACAGAATCAGAAAATAATTACTGAAGGCAGTGTCAATCAAGACTTGGAAGACTATTGTGAGTTATGTCAGAAGCACTTCTGCAACAAATACTACCTCAAAAAACACAAACAGGATGTTCACGGCATTGCGCCGGAGAGCTGCAACAATTTCAGACGTATACGTCCAGTCGACATCCCTACGTCCGTCGCTGTTACCTCGTCATCCATTATTGTACCTCAGTCCATGGCCAGCATGCCTAATATGGCTGGTGTTATGGTGTTGAACCCTTTTGTACCTCCTGTAGCGATAATCCCAGCACAGCCTCTGTTGCACCAGCCCCAGCCGCAGATGCAACCACACAATAATTCAGTCCTTTCTCAGCCCATCGCCACTCAACACATGGAAGCTGCACCAACACAACAGATACCATCTCctcaacagaagcaacaacaaatgCAAAACCAGCAGCAgattcaaaaccaacaacaacagcagcaaccacaACTGCAAAATCCACAGCAACAACTACAGAATCAACAACAACACTCACCATTGCAgaaccaccaacagcaacatcagcaacagcattTGCAGAATCACCAGCAACAATTACAAACTCAACAATTGCCGAATCACCAGCAACAACAGTTGCaaacacagcagcaacaacaattacagaaTCACCAACAAGTGCTGCAGCAGCAAATACAAAAtcaccaacaacaaatacaaaaccaccaacaacaacaacaaacacaacagcagcaacctctaccactaccacttccaccaccagcATCTCAGTCCTCACAATCGcagccacagccaccatcatcaaGTTCCGCCCCGCCAGCACAACCCATTGCAAGTGATGCACTTCGTAGTATTGGGGTTCTAAATGCAGAAGCGTACTGTGAGATTTGTCGTAAAGAGTTCTGCAATAAATATTTCCTAAAGATCCACAAAGCCAACATGCATAATATTTATACTGACGAGATGAAACCACAGCTACAGCAACCACAAATTTCGTCCAGAATAGCTACTGAGTCTGAACATCCTGATGTGAAACAGGAACCAGGACTTATTAGAGACCAAGGAAAAGAAGATGCATTGTCTGGGCGTGTATCTCAGGAGCAAGGAATGCCTCTTGTCATGAAACCAAAGGACATGGGAATGAAGGATGCAGAACAGATGAAAGAGCAAATGCTCGCCAAAGAAGCTATTAGTTTAAGCAAGGATCTCACAAACCTGAAAGATCCTTCTGTTCTCAAAAATCTAGCACTTATGAAGGGGTCTGGAACAAACGATATTCCTCAAAATCTCTTGACAAGTACTGGTATTAACGTGTCCCAGTCCAGCATGATCAGCTCTGTGGTGGGCCTGTCCCAGAACATTCTTTCAAATTCCAACAGTGAGTGTTATGTCACTTACTGCAACATCTGTAACAGAGAATTCTCAAGCAAATACAGCTACCGCATTCATCGCATGAACGTGCATGGTGTCTTTCATGAAACACCTTCCAAGAGCCATCCGCTGGATGGTCAGTTACCAAGTGACATGTCTGCACGGATTAAATCCATGCCTGGATTTGTTGGCAGCGACATGAGAAATGGAAACAGTGTCACTGACAGCAGCGGAATGCCCACACTCTTTGGAAACATGATTGCAGCAAAGCTTGCAGATCGCGTTACCTGCGACATCTGTAGCAAAGAGTTGTGCAATAAGTATTTTCTTAAGAACCACAAGCTAAAAGTACATGGAATTGATATCATGTCTGCTGAGAAGGAGAACAAGCAGAGTGAGGGGAAATCACTTTCTCCTAAGCTGAATTTGTTTAAAGATAATCAAAAGGAATACATACGTGATATTATTCGAGATCAAGCAAAAGAGCTAGCCTTATTAGAGATGCAGAAAGTTGATATGAATGGCAAAGAGTTTCTGACCTCAATGAGTAATATTGAGAAACCTGACCACCATGAACTGGTTAAAATGGGCATTGACCCAGAAGCATATTGTGAAATCTGCAAAAAAGAGCTGTGCAGTAAATATTTTCTCCGAACCCACAAGTTGAACATTCATGGCATCAAGTCAGATAGAATTGACAGTAAAACCATTGATAAGATGCAGTTACCTCAGCCAaataaaaagttgataaataattTAGCTGTGAGTATGAGCGTGGATGGTTTTCAACCAAATGAAAGTTTTGAAAAACATACATGGCGATGGAAAGAACCAGTGAATTCTTCTCGTGTGATTTGTGACATCTGTAACAAGGAGTTGTGCAACAAGTATTTCTTACGAACTCATAAGCTGAACAAGCATGGAATCTTACCAACAGCTGAGGAACAGAAAATCACTCCAAGCCCTTCCATGCGGTCTTCTCCCGTAGACAGTGGTAGCATTGGTAATGCCTCCCCTGGAAGTCAAAATGAGAAGCTATCTGATGGCTTTTCAATTTTACCTAACAGCTTGTCAGATTCCTGCCTCACTAACTCTGATTCCAAATTATtgagccatcatcaacaaaatCCTGATGAGGTCAAAATCAAAACAGAACAGCTTGATGATACCCCTGTTAACAATAGGTATTACAACCATTTCACTGAAGTTTGCAAACTGTGTGACCGAcgatttaaaaatgaaaagtggCTGCATGCTCATGTTTTAAAGGATCATGGGGTATCTTTACCTTCAGACAATAAATATGTACCTTTAGAAGCTCAGATGTGCCAGTTCTGTTTCAAAGTATTTCCAAATAGCATTAGCCTTCAGATGCATGTCTTGAATGATCATAAAGCTGAGGTAAGTGCAAAACCTGATTTTTCACCACCGCATCACTTTGGTGGTCCTTTGCACAACAGTCTCAGCTGGGGAAATAGCTTACGAAGAAAGTACTCCCGTGGTGGCAAACCAAAGCTATACAGTTGTGTTCACTGTGATTACAAAACAAGGtggctttcaaatatatattctcatgAAGAACGCAAACATAGCATTATTAAGGGCACTGTTGGGAGGTTCACCTGCAAAACCTGCCTTAAATCATTCCTTTATGAACATTCTCTCATCCGCCATATCACAGAATATCATGCAAATGATATAAAAGAATCCCGACCCCGACCAAAAGGCATCCGTATCAAAAAGTTTAAGTGTGCCAAATGTGGCATTAAATATTTGAGTAAGAAAGCATGTCAGATGCATATAAGGGAAGTGCATGTTAAAAAATCCAAGTTGACATCAGATCTTGAACCATCAGAAGATAATGGATTCTATTCTTGCAGACAGTGTGATTTTACATGCAGTTTTGCAAAATTGTTGCAAAAGCATATGGCTTTTAACCATGGGCCAAAAATGTCACCTTCTTCAATGCCTTCTGAAGATATTGATGAAGATTTAAAAGAACCCAATTCATCTTCTCCTCGAACTCATAACAACATCAGTAATTATCCTGATGAAGAGCAACTACCTTCAACTAAAGCAACACCTGCAacagataatgatgacaacaacaacaacagcaatattaacaATAGCAGTATCAACAACTGTGACATGGATTCTACCGAAAATGATGGTTATGGTTGTAGAAGTACTGACAATAAGTCACAAACTCCTTTTATTATGCAAGCatttcatttagaaaataatttagtGGATACAAACTTTATTCCTTCTGTTGTACACATGCCGGTTCGCCAGCGTGTAACAGAACCTGTTACACTCACTCTCACCTTGGTACCAGCTGAGCCTTAG
- the LOC115215499 gene encoding uncharacterized protein LOC115215499 isoform X1 gives MKSNRRKQTKPNRVSYSADLDSGETVSKQFENPPDYDLEDCGERLTNDEDDTSQLKEEAADNFSSGQSCPELLPSVSPQPQVPQLQQLPPLQLPQQQLGPVPPPPPPPPPAIPLPLPTLQQLPPQQLPLQPPAPIHIPPQLSPPQLSTQLTPLTPQHIVPHPLPPQQISPSQISPSQISPPQVSPQHIPAQISQQQSPLPSPHHQQHSPPQQQSTVPSPTPPPPLLLPPPPQPPQQQQQQQQQQQQQQQSQPPPQQQQQQPLLEPEKELPPQENHISGFKPEHWQTFPTEYHRLANELQQSIKQQSNGQNGLEPIGTLTIVPSSVPLSSIPGLDPTEAESKDSTGELSIKNDGTRIFHPDAYCEICDREFCNKYFLKTHKANKHGIYENAPSPFSMNTFPSMIPPPPPQQQPPQEQIVTPSSYRLDPQSQNQKIITEGSVNQDLEDYCELCQKHFCNKYYLKKHKQDVHGIAPESCNNFRRIRPVDIPTSVAVTSSSIIVPQSMASMPNMAGVMVLNPFVPPVAIIPAQPLLHQPQPQMQPHNNSVLSQPIATQHMEAAPTQQIPSPQQKQQQMQNQQQIQNQQQQQQPQLQNPQQQLQNQQQHSPLQNHQQQHQQQHLQNHQQQLQTQQLPNHQQQQLQTQQQQQLQNHQQVLQQQIQNHQQQIQNHQQQQQTQQQQPLPLPLPPPASQSSQSQPQPPSSSSAPPAQPIASDALRSIGVLNAEAYCEICRKEFCNKYFLKIHKANMHNIYTDEMKPQLQQPQISSRIATESEHPDVKQEPGLIRDQGKEDALSGRVSQEQGMPLVMKPKDMGMKDAEQMKEQMLAKEAISLSKDLTNLKDPSVLKNLALMKGSGTNDIPQNLLTSTGINVSQSSMISSVVGLSQNILSNSNSECYVTYCNICNREFSSKYSYRIHRMNVHGVFHETPSKSHPLDGQLPSDMSARIKSMPGFVGSDMRNGNSVTDSSGMPTLFGNMIAAKLADRVTCDICSKELCNKYFLKNHKLKVHGIDIMSAEKENKQSEGKSLSPKLNLFKDNQKEYIRDIIRDQAKELALLEMQKVDMNGKEFLTSMSNIEKPDHHELVKMGIDPEAYCEICKKELCSKYFLRTHKLNIHGIKSDRIDSKTIDKMQLPQPNKKLINNLAVSMSVDGFQPNESFEKHTWRWKEPVNSSRVICDICNKELCNKYFLRTHKLNKHGILPTAEEQKITPSPSMRSSPVDSGSIGNASPGSQNEKLSDGFSILPNSLSDSCLTNSDSKLLSHHQQNPDEVKIKTEQLDDTPVNNRYYNHFTEVCKLCDRRFKNEKWLHAHVLKDHGVSLPSDNKYVPLEAQMCQFCFKVFPNSISLQMHVLNDHKAEVSAKPDFSPPHHFGGPLHNSLSWGNSLRRKYSRGGKPKLYSCVHCDYKTRWLSNIYSHEERKHSIIKGTVGRFTCKTCLKSFLYEHSLIRHITEYHANDIKESRPRPKGIRIKKFKCAKCGIKYLSKKACQMHIREVHVKKSKLTSDLEPSEDNGFYSCRQCDFTCSFAKLLQKHMAFNHGPKMSPSSMPSEDIDEDLKEPNSSSPRTHNNISNYPDEEQLPSTKATPATDNDDNNNNSNINNSSINNCDMDSTENDGYGCRSTDNKSQTPFIMQAFHLENNLVDTNFIPSVVHMPVRQRVTEPVTLTLTLVPAEP, from the coding sequence ATGAAGTCGAACCGTCGTAAGCAAACAAAACCAAACCGAGTTTCTTATAGTGCAGATTTGGATTCTGGAGAAACTGTATCAAAACAGTTTGAAAACCCTCCAGACTATGATTTGGAAGACTGTGGAGAGAGGCTGACCAATGATGAAGACGACACCAGCCAACTGAAGGAAGAGGCTGCTGATAATTTCTCTTCTGGCCAAAGTTGTCCTGAACTCTTACCATCAGTGTCTCCACAACCACAAGTACCACAGTTACAGCAATTACCTCCCTtacaactaccacaacaacagCTAGGgccagtgccaccaccaccaccaccaccaccaccagcaataccactaccactaccaacattaCAACAACTACCACCTCAACAGTTACCTCTCCAACCGCCAGCTCCAATACACATACCACCACAGTTATCACCACCACAGCTGTCAACACAGTTAACTCCATTAACCCCACAACATATAGTACCACACCCATTACCTCCACAGCAAATATCACCCTCTCAAATATCACCTTCACAGATATCACCTCCACAGGTATCGCCCCAACATATACCTGCGCAAATATCCCAACAACAGTCTCCATTACCGTCaccacatcatcaacaacactcaccaccacagcaacaatcAACTGTaccttcaccaacaccaccaccaccactactactaccaccaccaccacaaccaccacaacaacaacagcaacaacaacaacaacaacaacaacagcagcaatcacaaccaccaccacaacaacaacaacaacaaccactgctGGAACCTGAAAAAGAACTACCACCCCAAGAAAACCACATCAGTGGTTTCAAACCAGAACATTGGCAGACATTTCCAACTGAATACCATCGCTTAGCAAATGAACTCCAGCAAAGTATAAAACAACAGTCCAATGGTCAGAATGGCTTGGAGCCAATAGGCACACTTACAATAGTGCCCTCTTCTGTGCCTCTTTCCAGCATACCAGGCCTTGATCCCACTGAGGCAGAATCCAAAGACTCAACTGGTGAACTCAgtataaaaaatgatggtaccCGGATATTTCATCCTGATGCCTACTGTGAAATATGTGATAGAGAATTTTGtaacaaatattttctgaaaacgcATAAAGCTAACAAGCATGGTATCTATGAGAATGCACCGTCACCATTTTCAATGAACACATTTCCTTCAATGATTCCTCCCCCTCCACCTCAGCAACAGCCGCCTCAAGAGCAAATTGTCACACCATCATCATATAGATTAGATCCTCAGTCACAGAATCAGAAAATAATTACTGAAGGCAGTGTCAATCAAGACTTGGAAGACTATTGTGAGTTATGTCAGAAGCACTTCTGCAACAAATACTACCTCAAAAAACACAAACAGGATGTTCACGGCATTGCGCCGGAGAGCTGCAACAATTTCAGACGTATACGTCCAGTCGACATCCCTACGTCCGTCGCTGTTACCTCGTCATCCATTATTGTACCTCAGTCCATGGCCAGCATGCCTAATATGGCTGGTGTTATGGTGTTGAACCCTTTTGTACCTCCTGTAGCGATAATCCCAGCACAGCCTCTGTTGCACCAGCCCCAGCCGCAGATGCAACCACACAATAATTCAGTCCTTTCTCAGCCCATCGCCACTCAACACATGGAAGCTGCACCAACACAACAGATACCATCTCctcaacagaagcaacaacaaatgCAAAACCAGCAGCAgattcaaaaccaacaacaacagcagcaaccacaACTGCAAAATCCACAGCAACAACTACAGAATCAACAACAACACTCACCATTGCAgaaccaccaacagcaacatcagcaacagcattTGCAGAATCACCAGCAACAATTACAAACTCAACAATTGCCGAATCACCAGCAACAACAGTTGCaaacacagcagcaacaacaattacagaaTCACCAACAAGTGCTGCAGCAGCAAATACAAAAtcaccaacaacaaatacaaaaccaccaacaacaacaacaaacacaacagcagcaacctctaccactaccacttccaccaccagcATCTCAGTCCTCACAATCGcagccacagccaccatcatcaaGTTCCGCCCCGCCAGCACAACCCATTGCAAGTGATGCACTTCGTAGTATTGGGGTTCTAAATGCAGAAGCGTACTGTGAGATTTGTCGTAAAGAGTTCTGCAATAAATATTTCCTAAAGATCCACAAAGCCAACATGCATAATATTTATACTGACGAGATGAAACCACAGCTACAGCAACCACAAATTTCGTCCAGAATAGCTACTGAGTCTGAACATCCTGATGTGAAACAGGAACCAGGACTTATTAGAGACCAAGGAAAAGAAGATGCATTGTCTGGGCGTGTATCTCAGGAGCAAGGAATGCCTCTTGTCATGAAACCAAAGGACATGGGAATGAAGGATGCAGAACAGATGAAAGAGCAAATGCTCGCCAAAGAAGCTATTAGTTTAAGCAAGGATCTCACAAACCTGAAAGATCCTTCTGTTCTCAAAAATCTAGCACTTATGAAGGGGTCTGGAACAAACGATATTCCTCAAAATCTCTTGACAAGTACTGGTATTAACGTGTCCCAGTCCAGCATGATCAGCTCTGTGGTGGGCCTGTCCCAGAACATTCTTTCAAATTCCAACAGTGAGTGTTATGTCACTTACTGCAACATCTGTAACAGAGAATTCTCAAGCAAATACAGCTACCGCATTCATCGCATGAACGTGCATGGTGTCTTTCATGAAACACCTTCCAAGAGCCATCCGCTGGATGGTCAGTTACCAAGTGACATGTCTGCACGGATTAAATCCATGCCTGGATTTGTTGGCAGCGACATGAGAAATGGAAACAGTGTCACTGACAGCAGCGGAATGCCCACACTCTTTGGAAACATGATTGCAGCAAAGCTTGCAGATCGCGTTACCTGCGACATCTGTAGCAAAGAGTTGTGCAATAAGTATTTTCTTAAGAACCACAAGCTAAAAGTACATGGAATTGATATCATGTCTGCTGAGAAGGAGAACAAGCAGAGTGAGGGGAAATCACTTTCTCCTAAGCTGAATTTGTTTAAAGATAATCAAAAGGAATACATACGTGATATTATTCGAGATCAAGCAAAAGAGCTAGCCTTATTAGAGATGCAGAAAGTTGATATGAATGGCAAAGAGTTTCTGACCTCAATGAGTAATATTGAGAAACCTGACCACCATGAACTGGTTAAAATGGGCATTGACCCAGAAGCATATTGTGAAATCTGCAAAAAAGAGCTGTGCAGTAAATATTTTCTCCGAACCCACAAGTTGAACATTCATGGCATCAAGTCAGATAGAATTGACAGTAAAACCATTGATAAGATGCAGTTACCTCAGCCAaataaaaagttgataaataattTAGCTGTGAGTATGAGCGTGGATGGTTTTCAACCAAATGAAAGTTTTGAAAAACATACATGGCGATGGAAAGAACCAGTGAATTCTTCTCGTGTGATTTGTGACATCTGTAACAAGGAGTTGTGCAACAAGTATTTCTTACGAACTCATAAGCTGAACAAGCATGGAATCTTACCAACAGCTGAGGAACAGAAAATCACTCCAAGCCCTTCCATGCGGTCTTCTCCCGTAGACAGTGGTAGCATTGGTAATGCCTCCCCTGGAAGTCAAAATGAGAAGCTATCTGATGGCTTTTCAATTTTACCTAACAGCTTGTCAGATTCCTGCCTCACTAACTCTGATTCCAAATTATtgagccatcatcaacaaaatCCTGATGAGGTCAAAATCAAAACAGAACAGCTTGATGATACCCCTGTTAACAATAGGTATTACAACCATTTCACTGAAGTTTGCAAACTGTGTGACCGAcgatttaaaaatgaaaagtggCTGCATGCTCATGTTTTAAAGGATCATGGGGTATCTTTACCTTCAGACAATAAATATGTACCTTTAGAAGCTCAGATGTGCCAGTTCTGTTTCAAAGTATTTCCAAATAGCATTAGCCTTCAGATGCATGTCTTGAATGATCATAAAGCTGAGGTAAGTGCAAAACCTGATTTTTCACCACCGCATCACTTTGGTGGTCCTTTGCACAACAGTCTCAGCTGGGGAAATAGCTTACGAAGAAAGTACTCCCGTGGTGGCAAACCAAAGCTATACAGTTGTGTTCACTGTGATTACAAAACAAGGtggctttcaaatatatattctcatgAAGAACGCAAACATAGCATTATTAAGGGCACTGTTGGGAGGTTCACCTGCAAAACCTGCCTTAAATCATTCCTTTATGAACATTCTCTCATCCGCCATATCACAGAATATCATGCAAATGATATAAAAGAATCCCGACCCCGACCAAAAGGCATCCGTATCAAAAAGTTTAAGTGTGCCAAATGTGGCATTAAATATTTGAGTAAGAAAGCATGTCAGATGCATATAAGGGAAGTGCATGTTAAAAAATCCAAGTTGACATCAGATCTTGAACCATCAGAAGATAATGGATTCTATTCTTGCAGACAGTGTGATTTTACATGCAGTTTTGCAAAATTGTTGCAAAAGCATATGGCTTTTAACCATGGGCCAAAAATGTCACCTTCTTCAATGCCTTCTGAAGATATTGATGAAGATTTAAAAGAACCCAATTCATCTTCTCCTCGAACTCATAACAACATCAGTAATTATCCTGATGAAGAGCAACTACCTTCAACTAAAGCAACACCTGCAacagataatgatgacaacaacaacaacagcaatattaacaATAGCAGTATCAACAACTGTGACATGGATTCTACCGAAAATGATGGTTATGGTTGTAGAAGTACTGACAATAAGTCACAAACTCCTTTTATTATGCAAGCatttcatttagaaaataatttagtGGATACAAACTTTATTCCTTCTGTTGTACACATGCCGGTTCGCCAGCGTGTAACAGAACCTGTTACACTCACTCTCACCTTGGTACCAGCTGAGCCTTAG